One window of the Mixophyes fleayi isolate aMixFle1 chromosome 6, aMixFle1.hap1, whole genome shotgun sequence genome contains the following:
- the ACOX1 gene encoding peroxisomal acyl-coenzyme A oxidase 1 isoform X2, whose translation MNPDLSRERATASFSPEILTHILDGGPERTRRRREIESLVINDPSFQHEDPNFLSRSERYELAIKKSAQMVQKMRQHGISDPEEIYWFKRTGLGSQTDPLGLHFSMFSNMLVNQCSASQSKKWLPLARRLQVIGTYAQTELGHGTHLRGLETTATYDPSTQEFILNSPTVSSLKWWPGGLGKTSNHAVVLAQLYTQGECKGLQAFIVPIRQMGTHEPLPGVTVGDIGPKFGFDETDNGFLKFDKFRIPRDNMLMKYAQVEPDGTYVKPLSDKLAYGTMVFIRSMIVGDSARSLSRACTIAVRYSAVRHQSEIRAGEPEPQILDFQTQQYKLFPLLATAYAFQFVGSYMNQTYHRITGDIHQGNLSELPELHALSAGLKAFTTWIASTGIEECRMACGGHGYSRCSGIPDIYVTFTPACTYEGENTVMMLQTARFLFKSYTAALSGERLGGMVSYLNDVSSQRVQAQPLAHRSLIKDINDPSSLVEAYKQRAAWLVVAAAKSVQSDLKRGKRKEDAWNKNTVDWVRATEAHCHYVVVKLFVDKLSEVLDVASHRILSSLCLLYALHGISRNTGDFFQAGLLNASQLEQVQQRLKDLLAVVRPNAVALVDAFDYTDTQLGSVLGRYDGNVYENMFEWAKKSPLNKTQVHESFHKYLKPLQSKL comes from the exons ATGAATCCAGACCTGAGCAGGGAGAGGGCCACCGCGTCCTTCAGCCCGGAAATCCTCACACATATACTGGATGGGGGCCCCGAGAGGACCCGCAGGAGGAGAGAGATCG AAAGCCTAGTGATTAATGACCCAAGCTTCCAACATGAGGATCCTAACTTCTTGTCCCGAAGTGAGCGGTACGAGTTGGCCATCAAGAAGAGTGCACAGATGGTTCAGAAGATGAGACAGCATGGGATATCGGACCCTGAGGAAATCTATTGGTTCAAGAG AACCGGCCTGGGCTCTCAGACGGATCCCCTGGGCTTACATTTTAGCATGTTCTCCAACATGCTGGTAAACCAGTGCAGCGCCTCGCAGTCCAAGAAGTGGCTGCCACTTGCCAGGAGACTACAAGTCATTGGCACCTATGCACAGACCGAGCTGGGGCATG GAACCCACTTGCGAGGGTTGGAGACAACGGCCACCTATGATCCATCTACTCAGGAGTTCATCTTAAACAGCCCCACAGTGTCCTCTCTCAAGTGGTGGCCTGGAGGGT TGGGAAAGACGTCAAATCATGCTGTGGTGCTGGCACAACTCTACACCCAAGGGGAGTGTAAAGGGCTTCAGGCCTTCATTGTTCCCATTCGCCAGATGGGCACCCATGAGCCGCTGCCAG GAGTGACCGTTGGAGACATTGGGCCCAAGTTTGGCTTTGATGAAACAGACAATGGGTTCCTGAAATTCGACAAGTTCCGGATCCCACGAGATAACATGCTGATGAAATATGCACAG GTGGAACCGGATGGCACGTACGTGAAGCCACTCAGCGATAAACTCGCATATGGCACTATGGTGTTTATCCGCTCCATGATTGTGGGGGACTCCGCTCGCAGCCTCTCCCGAGCCTGCACCATTGCTGTCCGCTACAGTGCTGTGCGACATCAATCTGAGATCAGAGCTGG GGAGCCCGAGCCCCAAATCCTGGACTTCCAAACCCAGCAGTACAAGTTGTTCCCACTATTAGCCACAGCATACGCTTTCCAGTTTGTGGGTTCATATATGAACCAGACATATCACAGGATAACTGGAGACATCCACCAGGGGAACCTGAGTGAACTTCCAGAG CTACATGCCCTTTCTGCTGGACTGAAAGCCTTTACTACATGGATAGCAAGCACGGGCATTGAGGAATGCAGGATGGCATGCGGAGGGCATGGGTATTCTCGTTGCAGTGGGATCCCCGATATCTACGTGACCTTCACCCCAGCATGTACTTATGAGGGGGAGAACACTGTGATGATGCTGCAGACAGCCAG GTTCCTGTTTAAAAGTTACACCGCAGCCCTATCTGGAGAACGACTTGGGGGAATGGTATCCTACCTTAATGATGTGTCTTCACAGCGCGTGCAAGCTCAGCCTTTGGCTCATCGTTCTTTGATCAAAGACATCAACGATCCTAGCAGTCTGGTGGAGGCTTATAAGCAGCGGGCAGCTTG GCTAGTTGTGGCTGCAGCTAAGAGCGTCCAGTCTGATTTGAAACGGGGAAAGCGTAAAGAAGATGCTTGGAACAAGAACACTGTGGATTGGGTGCGGGCAACTGAG GCTCACTGTCATTATGTGGTAGTGAAACTGTTTGTGGACAAGTTGTCCGAGGTCCTGGACGTGGCTTCCCACCGCATATTGAGCTCCCTCTGCCTCCTTTACGCTCTGCATGGGATCAGCAGGAATACTGGAGACTTCTTTCAG GCCGGTCTTCTGAACGCTTCCCAGCTGGAGCAGGTACAGCAGCGACTTAAGGATCTGCTGGCGGTTGTCCGACCCAATGCGGTGGCTCTGGTTGATGCATTTGATTATACGGACACTCAGCTGGGCTCCGTCCTGGGGAGATACGATGGGAATGTATATGAAAATATGTTTGAATGGGCCAAAAAATCACCCCTGAACAAGACACAG gTTCATGAGTCCTTCCACAAGTATCTGAAACCTCTTCAGTCCAAGCTGTGA
- the TEN1 gene encoding CST complex subunit TEN1, with the protein MLPAPAEYHYLWEITSEKMSVGSTVRTFGRLSCYDSAQSSAMLTAQHSAAQHKLQINTRFVEPFSARLGSYYLALGELDTVNDVHPVLCARLLTCIEGADLSLLQNAVEEQRKYLQEREKVAQGSG; encoded by the exons ATGCTGCCGGCGCCTGCAGAATATCATTACCTGTGGGAAATCACCTCCGAGAAGATGTCTGTTGGATCCACGGTGCGGACTTTTGGAAG GCTAAGCTGCTATGATTCTGCGCAGTCCTCGGCAATGCTTACAGCACAGCACTCTGCAGCACAGCACAAGCTGCAGATAAACACGAGGTTTGTGGAGCCCTTTTCCGCTCGCCTAGGATCGTATTACTTGGCACTGGGGGAGCTGGACACTGTGAATG ATGTGCACCCCGTACTCTGTGCCCGCTTGCTGACCTGCATTGAGGGTGCAGACCTCTCCCTTCTGCAAAATGCAGTAGAAGAGCAAAGAAAATACCTTCAGGAGAGAGAGAAAGTAGCCCAGGGAAGCGGCTAA
- the ACOX1 gene encoding peroxisomal acyl-coenzyme A oxidase 1 isoform X1 codes for MNPDLSRERATASFSPEILTHILDGGPERTRRRREIESLVINDPSFQHEDPNFLSRSERYELAIKKSAQMVQKMRQHGISDPEEIYWFKSFVHRGRPEPLDLHLGMFLPTLLNQATPEQQERLFMPAWNLEIIGTYAQTEMGHGTHLRGLETTATYDPSTQEFILNSPTVSSLKWWPGGLGKTSNHAVVLAQLYTQGECKGLQAFIVPIRQMGTHEPLPGVTVGDIGPKFGFDETDNGFLKFDKFRIPRDNMLMKYAQVEPDGTYVKPLSDKLAYGTMVFIRSMIVGDSARSLSRACTIAVRYSAVRHQSEIRAGEPEPQILDFQTQQYKLFPLLATAYAFQFVGSYMNQTYHRITGDIHQGNLSELPELHALSAGLKAFTTWIASTGIEECRMACGGHGYSRCSGIPDIYVTFTPACTYEGENTVMMLQTARFLFKSYTAALSGERLGGMVSYLNDVSSQRVQAQPLAHRSLIKDINDPSSLVEAYKQRAAWLVVAAAKSVQSDLKRGKRKEDAWNKNTVDWVRATEAHCHYVVVKLFVDKLSEVLDVASHRILSSLCLLYALHGISRNTGDFFQAGLLNASQLEQVQQRLKDLLAVVRPNAVALVDAFDYTDTQLGSVLGRYDGNVYENMFEWAKKSPLNKTQVHESFHKYLKPLQSKL; via the exons ATGAATCCAGACCTGAGCAGGGAGAGGGCCACCGCGTCCTTCAGCCCGGAAATCCTCACACATATACTGGATGGGGGCCCCGAGAGGACCCGCAGGAGGAGAGAGATCG AAAGCCTAGTGATTAATGACCCAAGCTTCCAACATGAGGATCCTAACTTCTTGTCCCGAAGTGAGCGGTACGAGTTGGCCATCAAGAAGAGTGCACAGATGGTTCAGAAGATGAGACAGCATGGGATATCGGACCCTGAGGAAATCTATTGGTTCAAGAG CTTTGTACATCGGGGCCGACCTGAGCCCCTTGACCTGCATTTAGGGATGTTTTTGCCCACTCTCCTGAATCAGGCTACCCCCGAACAGCAAGAACGTCTCTTCATGCCTGCCTGGAACCTGGAGATCATTGGGACATACGCTCAGACAGAAATGGGACATG GAACCCACTTGCGAGGGTTGGAGACAACGGCCACCTATGATCCATCTACTCAGGAGTTCATCTTAAACAGCCCCACAGTGTCCTCTCTCAAGTGGTGGCCTGGAGGGT TGGGAAAGACGTCAAATCATGCTGTGGTGCTGGCACAACTCTACACCCAAGGGGAGTGTAAAGGGCTTCAGGCCTTCATTGTTCCCATTCGCCAGATGGGCACCCATGAGCCGCTGCCAG GAGTGACCGTTGGAGACATTGGGCCCAAGTTTGGCTTTGATGAAACAGACAATGGGTTCCTGAAATTCGACAAGTTCCGGATCCCACGAGATAACATGCTGATGAAATATGCACAG GTGGAACCGGATGGCACGTACGTGAAGCCACTCAGCGATAAACTCGCATATGGCACTATGGTGTTTATCCGCTCCATGATTGTGGGGGACTCCGCTCGCAGCCTCTCCCGAGCCTGCACCATTGCTGTCCGCTACAGTGCTGTGCGACATCAATCTGAGATCAGAGCTGG GGAGCCCGAGCCCCAAATCCTGGACTTCCAAACCCAGCAGTACAAGTTGTTCCCACTATTAGCCACAGCATACGCTTTCCAGTTTGTGGGTTCATATATGAACCAGACATATCACAGGATAACTGGAGACATCCACCAGGGGAACCTGAGTGAACTTCCAGAG CTACATGCCCTTTCTGCTGGACTGAAAGCCTTTACTACATGGATAGCAAGCACGGGCATTGAGGAATGCAGGATGGCATGCGGAGGGCATGGGTATTCTCGTTGCAGTGGGATCCCCGATATCTACGTGACCTTCACCCCAGCATGTACTTATGAGGGGGAGAACACTGTGATGATGCTGCAGACAGCCAG GTTCCTGTTTAAAAGTTACACCGCAGCCCTATCTGGAGAACGACTTGGGGGAATGGTATCCTACCTTAATGATGTGTCTTCACAGCGCGTGCAAGCTCAGCCTTTGGCTCATCGTTCTTTGATCAAAGACATCAACGATCCTAGCAGTCTGGTGGAGGCTTATAAGCAGCGGGCAGCTTG GCTAGTTGTGGCTGCAGCTAAGAGCGTCCAGTCTGATTTGAAACGGGGAAAGCGTAAAGAAGATGCTTGGAACAAGAACACTGTGGATTGGGTGCGGGCAACTGAG GCTCACTGTCATTATGTGGTAGTGAAACTGTTTGTGGACAAGTTGTCCGAGGTCCTGGACGTGGCTTCCCACCGCATATTGAGCTCCCTCTGCCTCCTTTACGCTCTGCATGGGATCAGCAGGAATACTGGAGACTTCTTTCAG GCCGGTCTTCTGAACGCTTCCCAGCTGGAGCAGGTACAGCAGCGACTTAAGGATCTGCTGGCGGTTGTCCGACCCAATGCGGTGGCTCTGGTTGATGCATTTGATTATACGGACACTCAGCTGGGCTCCGTCCTGGGGAGATACGATGGGAATGTATATGAAAATATGTTTGAATGGGCCAAAAAATCACCCCTGAACAAGACACAG gTTCATGAGTCCTTCCACAAGTATCTGAAACCTCTTCAGTCCAAGCTGTGA